The following proteins are co-located in the Undibacter mobilis genome:
- a CDS encoding c-type cytochrome, with translation MTFTKTVFAAALIIGLPASPLLADEAATGGNMYRLYCASCHGESGAGDGPVASALINGAPDLRMLSKKNGGVFPEAVLRTLIDGRKTMRAHGTYAMPVWGRDLSAIGGDAATAQTIKGIVEYLRGVQMR, from the coding sequence ATGACGTTCACGAAGACGGTCTTCGCCGCGGCGTTGATCATCGGACTTCCTGCATCGCCGCTGCTTGCCGATGAAGCCGCCACCGGCGGCAACATGTACCGGCTCTATTGTGCGAGTTGTCACGGCGAGAGCGGCGCCGGCGATGGCCCTGTGGCGTCAGCGCTCATCAACGGCGCGCCGGATTTGCGCATGCTCTCCAAAAAGAATGGCGGCGTCTTTCCCGAGGCCGTGCTGCGCACGCTGATCGACGGCCGCAAGACCATGCGCGCGCACGGCACTTACGCGATGCCGGTGTGGGGGCGGGATTTGTCGGCCATCGGCGGCGATGCCGCGACGGCGCAGACCATCAAAGGGATCGTGGAGTATTTGAGAGGCGTGCAGATGAGGTAG
- a CDS encoding amidohydrolase family protein has product MTVDLTFLEHRRAPRVKLPAGATDAHCHVFGPGDTFPYAPNRRYTPKDAPKEALRALHDHLGVSRAVIVQASCHGTDNRAMLDCIASDPKRYRGVAIVDGTFTDKDFETLHEGGVRGVRFNFVKHLGGAPDMNVFMRVIDRVKGLGWHVVLHLDAPDIVPLSGMISRLPLPFIVDHMGRVPALAGVDQEPLRALVKLARLDNCWIKVCGAERIDLPPYNRAAPIARILVEVNPERVLWGTDFPHPNSTHECDEADLVDLIPHYAVNERAQQRLLVDNPARLYGF; this is encoded by the coding sequence ATGACCGTCGATCTCACCTTTCTGGAACACCGGCGCGCACCGCGGGTGAAGCTGCCGGCGGGGGCGACTGACGCGCATTGCCATGTGTTCGGGCCAGGCGACACGTTTCCCTACGCGCCGAACCGCCGCTACACCCCCAAGGACGCCCCTAAGGAAGCGCTGCGGGCGCTGCACGACCATCTCGGCGTCTCACGGGCCGTTATCGTCCAGGCGAGCTGCCACGGCACCGACAACCGCGCGATGCTCGACTGCATCGCTTCCGACCCCAAGCGCTACCGCGGCGTCGCCATCGTCGATGGCACCTTTACCGACAAGGACTTCGAGACGCTGCATGAGGGCGGCGTTCGCGGCGTTCGCTTCAACTTCGTCAAGCATCTGGGTGGCGCACCGGACATGAACGTGTTCATGCGCGTCATCGACCGGGTGAAGGGGCTGGGCTGGCATGTCGTGCTGCATCTCGACGCCCCCGACATCGTGCCTTTGTCGGGCATGATTTCACGCCTGCCGCTGCCCTTCATTGTCGATCACATGGGCCGTGTGCCGGCGCTGGCCGGCGTCGATCAGGAGCCGCTGCGGGCGCTGGTCAAGCTCGCGCGCCTCGACAATTGCTGGATCAAGGTTTGCGGCGCCGAGCGCATCGACCTGCCGCCTTACAACCGCGCGGCGCCGATTGCCCGTATCCTCGTCGAGGTCAATCCGGAGCGGGTGCTGTGGGGCACCGACTTCCCGCATCCCAACTCGACCCACGAATGCGACGAGGCCGATCTGGTCGACCTGATACCGCATTACGCCGTGAACGAACGGGCGCAGCAACGCCTGCTGGTCGACAACCCGGCGCGTCTGTATGGTTTCTGA
- a CDS encoding RCC1-like domain-containing protein: protein MTGRRMRRPLRYARIRLCCLHLPQRHKTLNNSSVTKACCGGHHCFISPPFGRHG, encoded by the coding sequence ATGACAGGCCGGCGCATGCGCCGGCCTTTGCGTTATGCGCGTATTCGCTTGTGCTGCCTGCACTTGCCGCAACGCCACAAGACGTTGAACAATTCCAGCGTCACAAAAGCTTGCTGTGGCGGCCACCACTGTTTCATCTCGCCGCCTTTCGGCCGCCACGGTTGA
- a CDS encoding Bug family tripartite tricarboxylate transporter substrate binding protein, which yields MAKRVFDGTRRGIILAGAAAVMLAAMPQAQAAWPDKPIRLVLPFGAGGVGDVTARIVAEKLGDKLGQRIAIENMPGPGGISAARAVTTAQPDGYTLGLLSNGTAAAVATFKKLPFDPLTEFAMVSTMGQFDAVLAVSAKSEFKTLGDLLKAAKANPGKINVGTITAGSTQNLGGEYFKSAADIDVVIVPYKSSPDIVVGLLRNDVQMMLDFPPAVKGQVESGDIRLLATAADKRSQMFPNVPTAAEQGMKGFRVYSWNGIFAPKDTPKEIVDKLNKGIREVLAMKEVQEQFAKLSIEAQPSSPEELMQRLKDDIANLNMVVDKAGIVRK from the coding sequence ATGGCAAAACGTGTTTTTGATGGTACGCGGCGCGGCATCATTCTGGCCGGCGCGGCTGCCGTCATGTTGGCGGCCATGCCGCAGGCGCAGGCCGCTTGGCCGGACAAGCCGATACGCCTTGTGCTGCCGTTCGGCGCCGGCGGTGTCGGCGACGTGACGGCGCGGATCGTCGCCGAGAAACTGGGCGATAAGCTCGGCCAGCGTATCGCCATCGAGAACATGCCCGGGCCCGGCGGCATCAGCGCGGCGCGGGCGGTCACGACCGCGCAGCCTGACGGTTACACCCTTGGCCTTCTGAGCAACGGCACGGCGGCGGCGGTGGCCACCTTCAAGAAGCTGCCATTCGATCCGCTCACCGAATTCGCCATGGTCTCGACCATGGGCCAGTTCGACGCCGTGCTCGCGGTGTCGGCGAAGTCCGAATTCAAGACGCTTGGCGATCTCCTCAAGGCCGCCAAGGCCAATCCGGGCAAGATCAATGTCGGCACCATCACCGCGGGTTCGACGCAGAATCTCGGCGGCGAATACTTCAAGTCGGCGGCCGATATCGACGTCGTGATCGTTCCCTACAAGAGCTCGCCGGATATCGTCGTCGGGCTTCTGCGCAACGACGTGCAGATGATGCTCGACTTTCCGCCGGCGGTGAAGGGCCAGGTCGAGTCCGGTGACATCCGGCTGCTGGCCACGGCCGCGGACAAGCGCTCGCAGATGTTCCCGAACGTCCCAACCGCGGCGGAGCAGGGGATGAAGGGCTTCCGCGTCTATTCGTGGAACGGCATCTTTGCGCCGAAGGACACGCCGAAGGAGATTGTCGACAAGCTCAATAAGGGTATCCGCGAAGTGCTCGCCATGAAAGAGGTGCAGGAGCAGTTCGCCAAGCTCAGCATCGAAGCGCAACCGTCGAGCCCGGAAGAGCTGATGCAGCGGCTCAAGGACGATATCGCCAATCTGAACATGGTGGTCGACAAGGCCGGCATCGTTCGCAAGTAG
- a CDS encoding cold-shock protein: MATGTVKFFNTQKGFGFITPNDGSKDVFVHISAVERAGMSSLMEGQKVSYEIVTERGKQAAGNLQNA; the protein is encoded by the coding sequence ATGGCAACCGGAACTGTGAAATTCTTCAATACCCAAAAGGGCTTTGGCTTCATCACCCCGAACGACGGCTCGAAGGATGTGTTCGTGCACATCTCGGCGGTCGAGCGCGCTGGCATGAGCAGCCTGATGGAAGGCCAGAAGGTGTCGTACGAAATCGTCACCGAGCGTGGCAAGCAAGCCGCGGGCAACCTTCAGAACGCTTGA
- a CDS encoding bleomycin resistance protein produces the protein MTVPSDPARCIPVLASLDIAQSHDFYVGKLGFEAGYRDDKYLIVRRDEMELHFWLAPDRIHPENTSCYIRGGQIVALYEEYKARGVERLSDFEVRPWDMKEFYIHDPHGNLLRFGCSPQEI, from the coding sequence ATGACGGTTCCGTCCGATCCGGCTCGGTGCATCCCCGTTCTGGCCTCGCTCGATATCGCCCAGTCGCACGACTTCTATGTCGGCAAGCTCGGCTTCGAGGCCGGATATCGCGACGACAAATATCTGATTGTCCGGCGCGACGAGATGGAACTGCATTTCTGGCTGGCGCCGGATCGCATTCATCCCGAGAACACCTCCTGCTATATCCGCGGAGGCCAGATTGTGGCGCTCTACGAGGAATACAAAGCGCGGGGCGTAGAGCGATTGTCCGATTTCGAGGTCCGGCCGTGGGACATGAAGGAGTTCTACATCCATGACCCGCACGGCAACCTGCTGCGCTTCGGCTGTAGCCCGCAGGAGATTTGA
- a CDS encoding ceramidase domain-containing protein produces MDWSRAVDLYCERLDPSFWAEPVNAVTNASFLIAAVAAFLQWRRGGGGDIPALALIAVTAAIGVGSFIFHTVATRGAALFDTVPIAVFIYGYLWLALRRFLGLSAWVAPALVVAFGVFSAAEGALVPPGTLNGSHAYLPALAALIVVGWLSRPGVTRRCLFAAAAVFALSIVFRSIDQAVCEAVPLGTHFLWHTLNGLVLYLLLRGALLAPR; encoded by the coding sequence ATGGACTGGTCACGCGCCGTCGATCTCTACTGCGAAAGGCTAGACCCGTCGTTCTGGGCCGAGCCGGTCAATGCCGTCACCAATGCGTCATTCCTGATCGCTGCCGTTGCCGCCTTTCTGCAGTGGCGGCGCGGCGGGGGTGGGGATATTCCGGCGCTCGCCTTGATCGCCGTGACGGCGGCGATCGGTGTCGGCTCCTTCATTTTCCATACGGTGGCGACGCGCGGGGCGGCGCTGTTCGACACCGTGCCGATCGCGGTTTTCATCTACGGCTATTTATGGCTGGCGCTGCGGCGCTTCCTGGGCCTGTCGGCGTGGGTGGCGCCGGCGCTGGTCGTGGCCTTCGGCGTGTTCAGCGCGGCCGAGGGCGCGCTGGTGCCGCCCGGCACGCTCAACGGCTCGCATGCCTATCTGCCCGCGCTGGCCGCGCTGATCGTGGTCGGCTGGTTGAGCCGCCCGGGCGTCACGCGGCGGTGCCTGTTCGCGGCGGCGGCCGTATTCGCGCTGTCGATCGTTTTCCGCAGTATCGACCAGGCGGTGTGCGAGGCGGTGCCGCTCGGCACGCATTTCCTCTGGCACACGCTCAACGGGCTGGTGCTGTATCTGTTGCTGCGCGGCGCGCTGCTGGCGCCGCGCTAG
- the tgt gene encoding tRNA guanosine(34) transglycosylase Tgt, with translation MTQSFSFTLHKTDGMARRGTVVTPHGPVETPAFMPVGTQATVKGLYPEAVEGTGAQILLGNTYHLMLRPGAERVAALGGLHKFMNWPHAILTDSGGFQVMSLATLRKLTEQGVTFRSHIDGSKHELTPERSIEIQALLGTDITMQLDECLKLPASREEIERAMQLSIRWGERSKRAFEARARDGYALFGIVQGGDDVPLRQQSAKALTDIGFHGYAIGGLAVGEPQEVMLKVVEETTPALPAAAPRYLMGVGTPHDLIEAVARGVDMFDCVMPTRNGRHGMAFTRFGQINLSNARHADDPRPLDEDSPHPLARVYSRAYLHHLTKANEMLGQVMLSTINIAYYQALTAGMRAAIEAGRFADYRETVLEGWRKGDLPPL, from the coding sequence GTGACCCAATCTTTTTCCTTCACTCTTCACAAGACCGACGGCATGGCCCGGCGCGGTACCGTGGTGACGCCGCATGGTCCGGTCGAGACGCCGGCCTTCATGCCCGTTGGCACCCAGGCCACGGTGAAGGGGCTTTACCCGGAAGCGGTGGAAGGCACCGGCGCGCAGATCCTGCTTGGCAACACCTATCACCTGATGCTGCGGCCGGGCGCCGAACGCGTCGCCGCCCTGGGCGGCCTGCACAAATTCATGAACTGGCCGCACGCCATTCTGACCGACTCGGGCGGCTTTCAGGTCATGTCGCTCGCCACCTTGCGCAAGCTCACGGAGCAGGGCGTTACCTTCCGTTCGCATATCGACGGCAGCAAACATGAGCTGACGCCGGAACGTTCGATCGAGATTCAGGCTCTGCTCGGCACTGACATCACCATGCAGCTCGATGAATGCCTGAAGCTGCCGGCCTCGCGGGAGGAGATCGAGCGCGCGATGCAGCTCTCGATCCGCTGGGGCGAGCGGTCGAAGCGCGCCTTCGAGGCCCGCGCGCGCGACGGCTATGCGCTGTTCGGCATCGTCCAGGGCGGCGACGACGTCCCGCTGCGGCAACAGAGCGCCAAGGCGCTCACCGATATTGGCTTCCACGGCTACGCCATTGGCGGGCTGGCGGTGGGCGAGCCGCAGGAAGTGATGCTTAAGGTGGTTGAGGAGACGACGCCGGCGCTGCCGGCAGCCGCGCCGCGCTACCTGATGGGGGTCGGCACGCCGCACGACCTCATCGAGGCGGTCGCCCGCGGCGTCGACATGTTCGATTGCGTGATGCCGACCCGTAACGGCCGCCACGGCATGGCCTTCACCCGTTTCGGCCAGATCAACCTGTCCAATGCGCGACACGCCGACGACCCGCGCCCACTCGACGAGGACAGCCCGCACCCCTTGGCGCGCGTATATTCGCGCGCCTATCTGCACCACCTGACCAAGGCCAACGAGATGCTAGGACAGGTGATGCTGTCGACTATCAACATCGCCTACTACCAGGCGTTGACCGCCGGTATGCGCGCCGCGATCGAGGCCGGGCGCTTTGCCGATTACCGGGAGACGGTATTGGAAGGCTGGCGCAAGGGCGATCTGCCGCCCCTGTAA
- the queA gene encoding tRNA preQ1(34) S-adenosylmethionine ribosyltransferase-isomerase QueA encodes MRTDLFDFDLPPDRIALRPVSPRESARLLVVRPGQAAEFENRTVGDLPEFLQPGDCLVVNDSKVIAARLKGRRIGRGETEPAIEATLHKRLDGSTWRAFILGAKKVQAGDVLRFGSEGRVCFLDQLDAQVLHKDEGGDVTLSFSLHGPHLDQAIEERGDMPLPPYIASKRPTDAQDKTDYQTVFAHADGSVAAPTAGLHFTAELLTRLQARGVALHKVTLHVGAGTFLPVKAGDTADHKMHAEFGVVSAATAAALNAARAKGGRIVAVGSTALRLLESAAGADGVIHEFAGDTAIFITPGYRFKAVDLMMTNFHLPRSTLFMLVSAFSGLETMQRAYRHAIETGYRFYSYGDACLLHPAVAAAKA; translated from the coding sequence ATGCGCACCGACCTCTTCGACTTCGATCTGCCGCCCGACCGCATTGCCTTGCGGCCGGTGTCGCCGCGTGAGAGCGCGCGGCTTCTGGTCGTCAGGCCGGGGCAGGCGGCGGAATTCGAAAATCGCACGGTTGGCGATTTGCCGGAGTTCCTGCAGCCCGGCGATTGCTTGGTAGTCAACGATTCCAAGGTGATCGCCGCGCGGCTCAAGGGCCGCCGTATCGGGCGGGGTGAGACGGAGCCGGCCATCGAGGCGACCTTGCACAAGCGGCTCGACGGCTCGACCTGGCGGGCCTTCATCCTCGGCGCCAAGAAGGTTCAGGCCGGCGACGTGCTGCGATTCGGCTCCGAGGGGCGGGTCTGCTTCCTCGATCAGCTCGATGCTCAAGTTTTACATAAAGATGAGGGCGGGGATGTAACCCTCTCATTTTCCTTGCATGGTCCGCATCTGGATCAGGCGATCGAGGAGCGGGGCGACATGCCGTTGCCGCCTTACATCGCCTCGAAGCGGCCAACCGACGCGCAGGACAAGACCGACTACCAGACCGTCTTCGCGCATGCGGACGGCTCGGTGGCGGCACCGACTGCCGGATTACATTTTACCGCCGAGCTCTTAACGCGGCTTCAAGCGCGCGGCGTCGCCCTCCACAAGGTGACCCTGCATGTCGGCGCTGGCACCTTCCTGCCGGTCAAGGCGGGCGACACGGCCGACCACAAGATGCATGCCGAATTCGGCGTGGTGAGCGCCGCTACGGCCGCAGCGCTAAACGCGGCGCGCGCCAAGGGCGGGCGCATCGTGGCGGTCGGCTCGACGGCGCTCCGGCTTCTGGAAAGCGCGGCCGGCGCGGACGGCGTTATTCATGAATTCGCGGGCGACACCGCGATCTTCATCACGCCCGGCTACCGATTCAAGGCGGTCGATCTGATGATGACCAACTTCCACCTGCCGCGTTCGACTTTGTTCATGCTGGTCTCGGCCTTCTCGGGCCTCGAGACGATGCAGCGCGCCTACCGCCATGCCATCGAGACCGGCTACCGGTTCTACTCCTACGGCGATGCCTGCCTGCTGCATCCGGCAGTCGCCGCAGCAAAGGCATGA